NNNNNNNNNNNNNNNNNNNNNNNNNNNNNNNNNNNNNNNNNNNNNNNNNNNNNNNNNNNNNNNNNNNNNNNNNNNNNNNNNNNNNNNNNNNNNNNNNNNNNNNNNNNNNNNNNNNNNNNNNNNNNNNNNNNNNNNNNNNNNNNNNNNNNNNNNNNNNNNNNNNNNNNNNNNNNNNNNNNNNNNNNNNNNNNNNNNNNNNNNNNNNNNNNNNNNNNNNNNNNNNNNNNNNNNNNNNNNNNNNNNNNNNNNNNNNNNNNNNNNNNNNNNNNNNNNNNNNNNNNNNNNNNNNNNNNNNNNNNNNNNNNNNNNNNNNNNNNNNNNNNNNNNNNNNNNNNNNNNNNNNNNNNNNNNNNNNNNNNNNNNNNNNNNNNNNNNNNNNNNNNNNNNNNNNNNNNNNNNNNNNNNNNNNNNNNNNNNNNNNNNNNNNNNNNNNNNNNNNNNNNNNNNNNNNNNNNNNNNNNNNNNNNNNNNNNNNNNNNNNNNNNNNNNNNNNNNNNNNNNNNNNNNNNNNNNNNNNNNNNNNNNNNNNNNNNNNNNNNNNNNNNNNNNNNNNNNNNNNNNNNNNNNNNNNNNNNNNNNNNNNNNNNNNNNNNNNNNNNNNNNNNNNNNNNNNNNNNNNNNNNNNNNNNNNNNNNNNNNNNNNNNNNNNNNNNNNNNNNNNNNNNNNNNNNNNNNNNNNNNNNNNNNNNNNNNNNNNNNNNNNNNNNNNNNNNNNNNNNNNNNNNNNNNNNNNNNNNNNNNNNNNNNNNNNNNNNNNNNNNNNNNNNNNNNNNNNNNNNNNNNNNNNNNNNNNNNNNNNNNNNNNNNNNNNNNNNNNNNNNNNNNNNNNNNNNNNNNNNNNNNNNNNNNNNNNNNNNNNNNNNNNNNNNNNNNNNNNNNNNNNNNNNNNNNNNNNNNNNNNNNNNNNNNNNNNNNNNNNNNNNNNNNNNNNNNNNNNNNNNNNNNNNNNNNNNNNNNNNNNNNNNNNNNNNNNNNNNNNNNNNNNNNNNNNNNNNNNNNNNNNNNNNNNNNNNNNNNNNNNNNNNNNNNNNNNNNNNNNNNNNNNNNNNNNNNNNNNNNNNNNNNNNNNNNNNNNNNNNNNNNNNNNNNNNNNNNNNNNNNNNNNNNNNNNNNNNNNNNNNNNNNNNNNNNNNNNNNNNNNNNNNNNNNNNNNNNNNNNNNNNNNNNNNNNNNNNNNNNNNNNNNNNNNNNNNNNNNNNNNNNNNNNNNNNNNNNNNNNNNNNNNNNNNNNNNGAGATCACTGAGGGATGGAGATGACACATTGTTGCCATTAGAGATCACTGAGGGATGGAGATGACACATTGTTGCCATTGGAGATCACTGAGGGATGGAGATGACACATTGTTGCCATTAGAGATCACTGAGGGATGGAGATGACACATTGTTATCATTGGAGATCACTGAAGGACGGAGATGACACATTGTTGCCATTGGAGATCACTGAGGGATGGAGATGACACATTGTTACCATTAGAGATCACTGAGGGATGGCGATGACACATTGTTGCCATTAGAGATCACTGAGGGACCGAGATGAAACATTGTTGTCATTAGAGATCACTGAGGGACGGGAATGACACTTTGTTGCCATTGGAGATCACTGAGGGATGTAGAAGACACATTGTTACCATTGGAGATCACTGAGGGACGGGAATGATACTTTGTTGCCATTAGAGATCACTGAGGGATGGAGATGACACATTGTTGCCATTAGAGATCACTGAGGGATGGAGATGACACATTGTTACCATTGGAGATCACTGAGGGATGGGGATGACACATTGTTGCCATTAATAATCACTGAGGGACGGAGATGACACATTGTTGCCATTAGTGATCACTGAGGGACGGAGATGACTCATTGTTACCATTAGAGATCACTGAAGGATGGAGATGACACATTGTTTCCATTAGAGATCACTGAGACATGGAGAACACACATTGTTACTATTAGAGACCAGTGAGGACGGGGATGACACGCTGAGTTAATTATCCTATTGGCTCGTCTGTTCTGGCTGTGCAGATATTTTTGGCCCTATGGTGTCCCCTCGGTGCAATCTCCAGGGATTTTAGGAATTTTCCCGCAGCTCAGCAATTTTCCCCGGGGCTATTTATACCAGAACCCCCTCCCAGGAATTTGAGGTCAATGCTCCTTCTAGTTGTGGGTGGAGCAGGCAGAGATCACACCAATTAGGTTGTTTACTGCTCTCTGGATCCCATTGGGaacatttcttctcacttcctctcCAGGAGAGACACAGGAAGTCGGAGGAAGTCTCTTCCAAATCAAAGACGTCCCCttttagttgtcaccaggacTGGTGTCCCTAGTAAAAAAGTTTCTATCGATTCTTCTCATGGGGCAGCTCAAGCAACCAATCGGCTTCTTATACCGTGCATATGTGTTGATCAGAAGGCTGTGGGTGGGTAGATGGGACTACCAATGACGTAGGTGGAGACTCCTCCTGTTTGGCAGTGCTGACCAATCAGATTTTGTGAGAAAGATACAGTGTATTTCTGTCTTTATGTCCCATGCCCCTCTCCTAAGCTCCTCCCAGGGATTTCCTCCATAAGCTCCTCCTTCTCTCTTTCTATTGGCTGGTGACTCATTGTGCGGAAGGCAGGCTCATGGGAGATTTCTGCTTCCTGCACTGTGATTGGTGGATTCGTACCAACTGtttggttacattttatttgatttttactCAATGATATCGACTGTATAATAACAAATTCCAGACTGGAGGGGGGGATGTAGACCCTGCATCACTTTGTGTCTCCACCAATGGTACAACAGCAGCCGCTCCAAATACTCCGCCCCATTGGAGCTGCACTGTACAATCAGGAGTTTTGGCTGAACTGACTTTTATGGGTGCAGGGGGCGGGGTCAGGGGGCGTGGGGCGGAGTCACATAGGATGaagtattttttcctattttggtgATGGTTTTGTGTCTTTCCCATGGTGggatttcccctctattcctgttttgAGGACAACCTAAAGTCTTGGATTTCTCATTATTTCCTGTTTTACTGACACAGACAAGAGAAAATAGGTGAATCCACCTGGCCAGGACTCGCATCAATAAATCCTGGCAGGGGGTCACAGCCCTCAGCACTCCATCTGaaactaaaataacaaaatcagcaATGTTTGGTCTTTGGTCCGGAGGCCTTTTTGATTTCCCAGGATGCTTTGGGGCCAGCCGTTCTTCCCAGTCTCTGGTATTCGGACTTGTTTGGACTTGCTGGGATTGGAGGCTGAGAATTCCGGAGAGAAGCAGCCAAAGGATCAGCGGGGAACTCTGCCGGTACAACCGGAAAAATTATCGGAGGAGCTGATCTCGGTTATAGGTGGAGTCCGATTGTACAATATGAATGAAGGATTATGGGGAAGACCCCCCTACCCCATTATCCCCCCTTACCCTTCTCTCTCACCCCTCCCTCTCCCCCTCATCCATATCCTTCCTCTCTCCCACTTACCACTCTTCTTGTTCCTCATACCCCCCCATCTCCCCCACTATCCCTTCCCCCCACTCTCCCCCACTATTTCTGCCCCTTCTTGCCCAGCAACCCCCTCCATCTCCCCCTTCTCCACCTTTCATCTCCCCACCATCAGTTATGGCGGAGCTCTGCGCCCATAGCTGTGGCCCCCCGGCAGTGACCCCCATACATCTTGGTGTCCCCAGCAGTCCATTGCTCAGGTGACCCAATACCCCAGACTTGTCACCAAAAAAcctttaaaggaaatcttttaCCTGTGTGAGACCCAAGCCTGGCCATCAGACTATTgaagtattgggggggggggtgtatctAGGACATGCTGGGCCTTGTAGTTCATCAGCAGCAGTGGGAGTGGAGTCATGGAGGGCGCCGGATGCAGAGTGAGATTTGTGTCATTGGAACATTTACCCCATGGTCACTTTTCATGGGGTCAGTACAGCTCCTCCCTCATTACAGGGCTGTAGACATTACTCCTACCCCAGGGGTGACATAGGGGGTACTTTACACCCTCAGGACTGAGTCTGCCATCATACTTTGCTGCTGACAATTTTAGTCTCTTCTGTTTTGTCCAATTTCACTTCCTGAACGATTTGTAATCTGCACACAGCTGGCACTTCGCTGCTTCCGCCCTCACCGGGGCTAAAATTAGGGAAATGGTGACAACCTGCAAATGTTTCACACAACTTCCCCCTCGTTCACCCCGTATTCACCACCCCATGACTCATACTACACACTCATTCCGTACTTATTGGTCTGCGGCTGCAGGAGGGCAATGTAAGCCAATGGTAtgtataaagaggacctgtcaccagcATGCAGAGCAGTGTGACACCCCCAGGTGGTATTAACGCTCAGAGAGATCACATGACAGTGCCACCATCTGCTTTCCTCCCCTATAGGATGGCACCATCTTTGTCCAGGCATCAGCCAGGGTCCCCCAGATGACAGAGGTGACACAATGTGAATGCTGATGGTGCTCTCAGAGTCATGTGAGAAAGTTGGAGATTTCACAAGAATGATTGCAGCACAGAGCGGGGACATTGGGCACACAGGACACAGGCTGATGGCTCTGGATGGGGAAGGACTACAACTTCCAGCATGCCCAGCCACCATGTATAGTCCACAGATTTCAGATTCCCATTCCTCATACAAATCCAACATGTCTCGGGGCTCTCGGGGGTCCAGCATCAGGGTCACAAGTTACAGGGCGATCAGTGTGTCAGCNNNNNNNNNNNNNNNNNNNNNNNNNNNNNNNNNNNNNNNNNNNNNNNNNNNNNNNNNNNNNNNNNNNNNNNNNNNNNNNNNNNNGGGGGGGGGGAATGGAGTGGACTGAGGGGTTcctaggtcaggggtgcccaTAGACAGAGGCCTGGTGTGCCAACAGAAAATCTGGGTCTAGGCAAAGTGTATGTGAGATGAATTCTCCTCCCCCACACATCCCTTGCCATGCAGAGGTGTGATTGGAGGGGGTGTTGTTTTGGGCCCCCCTATACCTAGGGGTAGTATttaccccttattgcccagtcctGGTGAGCTATTCATAGAGCTCCATCGCTATTTATAACAGAATGGTTTCTGCTTCCCCCGGGTGATGCAACAACAAAGCGCAGAGCTCCGCCGCCCGCCCACGCCTGCCAGATATTCCCACATCCTGCGCCGCAGGCCGCCTGTCACTGATATTACTTGCTGTGCAAATCGTTCTGCCTGCAACCTGACAAAACAAACATTCTGCAAGCAGCAGAAATTgctaagaggacctgtcactgccGGTGTGACTCCGGGGTAAAGTCTGGGGGGCGCCGGTGCACACTTACCACTGATTGGAAATTTTGTATACCCCCACATTTTCTGCACCCCTCTGCTGTCACATGGGGTGCGGTTGGTTTTCAAAACTCTGAGctctttttgtacattttttatacatttgacaCAATGTTTATGCAAGAAAAACCCTCAGTGGAGGCCAGGATCTATTCAGCTGCAGGTTTTATCCCAccactttttcatattttagtgAGCGGAAtgccttttttcaaactttttaatgttattctttttCTTAACCCCAAATTATATGATGAGCTTTCAACATGGTATACCCCACCTTCGACCCATCTCCCTGTGACCCCCCAGTGCTGACCCATCTCCCTGTGACCCCCCAGTGCTGACCCATCACCCTGTGACCCCCCAGCGCTGACCCTTCTTTGTTACCCCCCAGCGCTGACCCTTCTTTGTTACCCCAGTGGTTACACCAACTGTACAATGATCCTCCATCCTCTGTGATGATCTGCAACCTTCTGAAGGAGCACCCACCCCCCAGACTGTCACCTACCTagcaaggcattttgatatttgcctAACTCCACATAGTGGGCTCCTGGGAGGAGTATTGAGGCCGGGTGCTGTGATATTTTCTGGAAGCCATGTACAACAACCTGCTGGCTCCTTCCACCAGCCACATTCTGCCTTCACTGTTTAAAGAAGCACAGAGCCCCAGTGATGATGTCGCcaggatgaaaataaaattcaTCCAATAGGCCATCGCTCATCCCGAATTGTTACCCGCTGGCGGCCCCGCGTTAAGCCTCGGCTTTGCATTGCGCAGTTGTCAGAGCTCGGTGAACAGACATAAATGGCAGGAATTGTTCTGTGTGTGACAAGCTGGGCTGTCAGGGTCACCTTCCATTACTTCTGGGCTATTTCTGTGTACCCATCCACCGTGTCACTGTCACAAGGCACCGAAAATCAGTGACGGAGATCTGTGAATGAGGCTGTAAACAGGGACGGTGACACCGCAAATTCCAACATTCATTTTTCTTATTCTATGTCCGTTCATTATGATGGCGGGGTGCCtggctgtgttttattttatcacacctttgtcgtataggacgcactaactttcccccccccccccccccttcggtGCCTGGGCTATATTTGGGAGGTTATGCTGTCAGGGAGATGATCAAGTTTAGCACATGTCCTCATCCTGTATTCCCCATTACTTGCTGAGCCTCCCAGACCGACAagttctcccctctccctctgtCACCGCACAGATTCCCTCTGCTTTACTTACCGGCATGTTTTTGGTTCTTGTAGCCACACCGGAGTTGAAGGAATTCTTCGCCAAGGCTCGGAATGGATCCATCCGTCTCATAAAAGTCGTCATCGAAGATGGTAAGGGGTAATCTAAGGGGTCATGGGTAGAGCGGGGAGGGAATGGTGAGGGGTCGGGGAGGTGGCCATGGATTGTGAAGGGACATTGAGGGAACTAGGGATGGAGAGGGGACAGTTGGGGGGGTCCATGGTTGGTGAGGAAATAGACCTGGAACCATGAATGGAGAGGGGACATTCGGGGGGggtccattaacccccctagcattctagttctatccgtatttccatgcaaaaagcgttacattttttttgcatggaaatttattttacattgtaggtctataattcttaggcataattttccgaaatatgtccaatatttaatacatttagtaataaacttcaaataaaaaaactatataaaaaaaatttcaaaaattgtgaatgtataatatatatatatatatatatatatatatatatatattatatcaagatttctttgaattagactcaatacagctattttgtattgaatccaatacaaaattatttgaatttccctccgcAGCGGTAAACCCCtgagaacatctctgcagtcgcTGGGAGAAGATCTAAGAAGAAGGACACCGCccgaggacctgcggggaccagcagaacGTCGGGGGATgccaacagagcaaggtaaatGAATGAGGGGGTGAAGGATAAGGAGGACTATAATGATAAGGAAACTTTGGAAAGAGCTGATGTATAGAAATGGGATGGGGCAGGAATTATAGATGGCCAGAGGATGGTGATGGGATGATGACCATAGTAGGGGGTCTAATAATAGAGAGTGGATGGTAATTGGGTAATAGATGGGGAAAATATAGTGAGGGGACTATGGATAGAGATAGGATGGTGAGAGGGAGATAGATGTGTAGAACATGGGAAGGCAGCTGTTGATAGATGGTAATGATGGGATCAGGCGTGAATTATGGATGGGGAGGAGGTAATGGATAGAGAGAACATAGTGAGGGGACTATGGATGTGGATGGTGAGGTATCAGTGGATGGAGGGTGTGCTGACACTTCCTCCTATATCCCATACAAcataagatgtttttttcttccttaaattttaaaataaaaataatgttcttaaAGAAAAGTAGACAAAGACTTCAGGTTCTGTATAGGATGGTGAGGGGGTAAAATTTGGTGCAAGCGATCCAAGGATGTGAAATTCTGGATAATTTATCTGAAATTTAGGAAGTGTTGCAGAGTTCCCCTGCATATTTTTGGTATAGTATGTAGCGCTGACATACtgcatagcgctgtacaaagtctgtagACATATCACTAAATGTGCtgtagaggagctcacaatctcatgtccccaAAGGGTCTTGGGCtaaatttttagggagaagccaattcaTTTACCAGAATGTTTGGGATGTTAGAGAAACCCCCCTCCCACAGGAATTCTAATAGCGCTGCCGTTGTGGGTCGGATATAATCCTCAAAATCCAATATAATCCCCTCCAGTGTATGGAATACATTAATCTCTGATTGTGCCATCAGAAGGAGGGTTTAGTGTACAAATTGGtgaaattgaaatttttattattttctgaatcTGAGACAGCAATGAGAAATCTGTCCCTGTCCGTTTTCTATAAACACGGGATGAAAATCCTTCTCATCCAGTAAAAACTTTCCCCCAGCCTGGCCGCCAGTAATGAGGAAGATTATATGGTTGTTAAAATTCCCGACAGTCCAGGCGAGCCTTTAATCCTCCTGACACGGCGACCTTATGACCGGAGCTGTTTACAGGGCAAGTCGCCCTCTTGTGGCTGAATATTGGTAAAGGCAACAATAATACCCAGGCTGAACCGTGGGAAAAGCAAATATTGTGATTATTTAAGAAGTGAATACTAAATgttggtgtgctttgtgtgtgTTCTTCACAGAATATATGCAGTAATCCAGCAGGAAACAGTTTGTAGCATTTGTTACCGGTAATCCAGACCGGTCAGtgctgctgcctctctttgtgcAGGCTGACTAGTCTGGTATCTGCCCCTTCTGTAATAGGTGGGTCTTCTTAAGCCCCTCCCACAGTTCTGCTTTCTGCACAGACCATGTACAGAACAGAATTAGTAATTATTGTTATTTCTCCACCATGCAGAGCAGCTGGTGTTGGGCACTCACAAGGAGCTCCGACATAACTGGGACCAAGACTACGACACCTTCATCCTCCCCCTGCTGGACGACACGCAGCCATGTTACATCCTCTACCGCTTGGACAGCCAGAATGCTCAGGGATACGAGTGGCTTTTCCTGTCGTGGTCACCTGATCACTCCCCGGTATGCTCCTAGACTCCTCCTTCTTTGTAAAAATCTAAGGAGTTGGGGTCTAAATGGCTGTAATAGCTGCTAAGATGCAAAAACATCAGTCATACAAAGACAGAAAACAATTGGCATCCCTTGCCTCCCTAGAGATGCGATTCTCCTTTCATCCACTAGATGGTACTGTGTACATACCGTGTATACAATCTGCAGCAGCAATAAGGCACCATAGAGATTCGGGGATGCTGAAATCCGCAGGATTTTccatttctgtatttcagaaTTCGAATAACGTTTTTTTTCAACCACTGAGGTTGTCAGGTTTGCCCAGAGACTCATTTGAATATTAGAGATCTACATATGtctttgtaaacataaaaataacacagcTGTATCAtacactgtattatatatattgctttattagtTGAATATGGAGTTCCTCCTCAAACTAATAATagttatgaaaatgtattacaaaaaaatggagTCCAGTCAACCATGGCAACAGTACTCTCACAATCCACATCCACATGAATAAATTCTGCCTCTTTTTGCTTCACAGGTGCGGCTGAAGATGTTGTACGCAGCCACCAGGGCGACTGTGAAGAAAGAATTCGGAGGGGGTCACATTAAGGATGAAATGTTCGGAACGCTGAAGGTCAGTGTTCACAGGTCGCTTGTTCTTCTTATATCGCCCCCTGTGCAGTAGTGGTGTCCTGTCCTGGTCTCTGGTGATAGTAAGGCCCAAGCCGATGGCAGGCAGATAGTGGGAAGGAGTCAGGGAGCTCATTTTAATACATTAGCGATTCGATATACAAACCGTGATGAGTGACACCAAACTGGCAGACAATAGAATTTGTCATCAGAAACTCCTGAAAATCCAGCTTTGGTTCCGAGGTTCCATTTTCTATCATTCCGAcatgctggatcactaaatgagGTGAGGATATGGGAGTTTCCCATTCTTTCTCCGTAAAAAGGCAGATTGATCAAATGCGTTTCCGGTCCCCTTCATCTGGGACATTTGATATCTGtaacaaaagaattttaaactGTTCTTATATAATAGGTAAGTCTCTGTGTATACACAAGGGGTAATACAAACGATTTGGGTTGTATACAGTGTGGTCACTGCCAGTCACATGTGAAGGAAAACACGTCTCTCACACAAGAACAGAAATGTAGTTATAGTTCACATGTGGCTGCTGCATTAAGTTTgcttacctggtaatcctgccagtaacacacctTCTGTTCTAAGGTGACAATGATCATCGTGTAatatctatggagaagcagtgttgtcaccctaggctttTCTCCTAATTTAGACTACCAGCACCACACCCTCCTCATCTTTATTGCATAGCGGGTGGCGCAGCAGTCCACAAAAGAGAACTACATAGGTTGATAACTGTCTGGAATTGGTTGTCTGGAATTTTAGTTCAGTGCACAGGAAGTGGCAAGGACTCTAAATGTCTGGCAGGATAAATATTGTAGTTGGCCtgacaaaagaaaattaattaaataatttaatcaaTTAAATTAACTGAACATGAGAACTTGTTGGTGATGCAGTGATGAGCGCTGGGTGGAGCATCGGATCTAAATAATTACAGTTTGGAGAGGTCAGGGGTATACTGGGGTGGGGTCATTAAATTGTCTGCAGGTTCTAATCATATTTTTCTGTGCGGCAGGAAGACCTTGCCCTCAGTGGGTACCAAAAACACGTCTCTTCCTGTGCCGCGCCGGCGCCACTTACTGCCGCTGAGCAGGAACTGCAGCAGATTAAGATCAATGAGGTGAGTGTTGGGTAAAAAATAGGGAGGGGGCAATCCGTGAGCACGGTGTTGGGTTCATCCTCCCTTCCCATATTTCTTCTGTAGGTGAAGACGGAGATCAGCGTAGAGAGTAAACAGCAAACGCTGCAGGGACTTTCTTTCCCACTCCGGCCAGAGGCTGAGGAAGCTGTCCAGCTGCTGAAACAGAAGAAGATCAACTACATACAATTGGTGAGTCACAGAGCACCCAGTGGGGTTATGGATTTAAAATCCCCTCCTGCAGGGCTATATCAGTCAGGGGCCATTGTACCCAGAGCATCAATATTACCCTTTCATTTGTCAGAGGTGTCATGTTTTGTGGATTGCAGTTTATGAAAAGGAGTATGGTGCTCCACCTGCTGGCCTCATAGAAGAATGCACAACTTAAATatgatataatacaatataaatatagtaaagcATTGATTTGATTTGTCTTCCCTTGTCCCTGACCatatatagaaaaacacaatattttcccttttaaaaaaacagcagatttCCTACATTTGTAACTTCAGCAGCTCCCTTATGGTCTGGAGATGTAATCCTAGATGTTGTACATTTAAGATTTGTGTATATCAGTCAGAGGCCATTGCACTCAGATCATCAATGTTACCCCCTTACCGGTCAGGGGTGTCATGTTTTTTAGGACTGCTGTATATGAAAAAGGAGTATAGTGCTCCACCTGGTAGCTATATAGAAGaatgtacaaaaaagtttttcttttaaaattatttttattattaatattaaactggatttatttagcactgGCATATTaagcagccctgtacattaaataggtgttgcaaatggcagacagatacatacagtgccacaggaggaggggaggaccctgtcccgaagagcttccaatctaaaaggtggggaaggTATGACACCATAGGAGGGGAGAgtgatataatacaatataaatatggtaaagctttaattttagtttttcttcCCTTGCCCCTGACcatacaatataaagaaaaccacAATATTAATAAGCTTGGAAATGTCAGCCCAGATTCTGGGTTCTGGGTCACACACTGATGCTATACATTTAAGATTTGTGTATATTGTGATTTACAgctgtttctgtttttgttttgtttttttaattttagttttaaaaactttGATTCAATTTTCAGAAATTGGATCTAGAAAAGGAGACCATCGACCTGGTGCACACAAAGCACACGGACATCCAGGATCTGCCGGCCAGAGTCCCAAAAGACACTGCGCGCTATCACTTCTTTCTGTACAAACACTCACACGAGGGGGACTATCTGGAGTCTATAGGTGAGCAATACAAATGAGAAGAGGTGTAACTGCAGGTCTATGAGCCCCATTGAAAAGTTTTCACAAGGGCCACCCTTGGTGGAGTCAGGGATGCAGACAAATGATTTACATTTTCCCAGCAGTTCACTATTCACAAGCAGGGCCCCTACACCCTATTGGATCTCTTGGAGCACGGGTTCCAGTATCAACTGTGACTTTGATGACCCTGGTTATTACACCATGGACTGACAGTCATATGAGGCCAGCTCTGGCTTGGCATACTCTAACCACAAGCAATACTGAGTCTTTTAGTCTTATAGCAGACTGTCAACACCCCCATAGCTGCCCCGAACATGCTGGTTCTTTTAGTCCAAAGCAGACTGATAGGGCTGGAgcattatacaaaaaatgtagcTTTCCACCAAGAATACCTTCCAGTTCCACACTCTGGGGCCCACCATAAAAGAGACCCAAGGACAGTGGACAGAGATTGTACAGTGGTATGTGCCACCTAATGCCAGAATTTTCTTTGATCAGAGATGACACTGCTGAACAAaccatgtattatatattgtctGCTTGGGGTATAGgggaaaatgtttcctttttttgtctttgtagttCAGCTATTCCATATCTTCATACAATCCTAAATCAGGTCTTCATACAATCATATATCAGGTCTTCATACAGTCCTTCATACAATCCTTTATCGGGTCTTTATACAATCCTATATCAGGTCTTCATACTATCCTATATCAGGTCTTCATATAATNNNNNNNNNNNNNNNNNNNNNNNNNNNNNNNNNNNNNNNNNNNNNNNNNNNNNNNNNNNNNNNNNNNNNNNNNNNNNNNNNNNNNNNNNNNNNNNNNNNNNNNNNNNNNNNNNNNNNNNNNNNNNNNNNNNNNNNNNNNNNNNNNNNNNNNNNNNNNNNNNNNNNNNNNNNNNNNNNNNNNNNNNNNNNNNNNNNNNGTCTTCACACAATCCTTCATACGATCC
This portion of the Pyxicephalus adspersus chromosome 8, UCB_Pads_2.0, whole genome shotgun sequence genome encodes:
- the TWF2 gene encoding twinfilin-2, with protein sequence MSSSCIPHYLLSLPDRQVLPSPSVTAQIPSALLTGMFLVLVATPELKEFFAKARNGSIRLIKVVIEDEQLVLGTHKELRHNWDQDYDTFILPLLDDTQPCYILYRLDSQNAQGYEWLFLSWSPDHSPVRLKMLYAATRATVKKEFGGGHIKDEMFGTLKEDLALSGYQKHVSSCAAPAPLTAAEQELQQIKINEVKTEISVESKQQTLQGLSFPLRPEAEEAVQLLKQKKINYIQLKLDLEKETIDLVHTKHTDIQDLPARVPKDTARYHFFLYKHSHEGDYLESIVFIYSMPGYKCSIKERMLYSSCKNRLLESVEQEYQLDIAKKIEIEDGSELTSEFLYDEVHPKQHAFKQAFAKPKGPAGKRGQKRLIKGPGENGEDS